The following coding sequences are from one Enterococcus sp. 4G2_DIV0659 window:
- the sufC gene encoding Fe-S cluster assembly ATPase SufC → MSVLEIKNLHVSIEDKKILKGVNLTMKTGEIHAIMGPNGTGKSTLSAAIMGNPNYEVTEGEILFDGVNVLDLEVDERARLGLFLAMQYPSEIPGITNAEFMRAAINAKRDEDDKISVMQFIKKLDKKMELLNMPEEMAERYLNEGFSGGEKKRNEILQLLMLEPTFAILDEIDSGLDIDALKVVSKGVNEMRGENFGALIITHYQRLLNYITPDVVHIMMEGRVVKTGGAELAKRLEAEGYAGISQELGIEYKEEA, encoded by the coding sequence ATGTCCGTTTTAGAAATTAAAAATTTACACGTATCAATCGAAGATAAAAAGATTTTAAAAGGGGTTAACCTGACGATGAAAACAGGTGAAATCCACGCAATCATGGGGCCAAACGGAACAGGTAAATCAACCTTATCTGCGGCGATCATGGGAAATCCTAATTACGAAGTCACAGAAGGCGAAATTCTTTTTGATGGCGTAAATGTATTAGACCTTGAAGTAGACGAGCGTGCTCGTTTAGGTTTATTCTTAGCGATGCAATACCCAAGCGAAATTCCAGGAATTACAAATGCTGAATTCATGCGTGCGGCGATCAATGCCAAACGTGATGAAGATGACAAAATTTCAGTGATGCAATTCATCAAAAAATTAGACAAAAAAATGGAACTTTTAAATATGCCGGAAGAAATGGCTGAACGTTACTTAAATGAAGGCTTCTCTGGTGGGGAAAAGAAACGGAACGAAATCTTACAATTATTGATGTTAGAACCAACATTTGCGATTTTAGATGAAATCGATTCTGGTTTAGATATTGATGCCTTAAAAGTTGTATCAAAAGGTGTAAACGAAATGCGCGGTGAAAATTTTGGCGCGTTGATCATCACTCACTATCAACGTTTATTGAACTACATCACACCAGATGTGGTGCATATCATGATGGAAGGCCGTGTGGTGAAAACTGGCGGTGCGGAACTTGCAAAACGTTTAGAAGCAGAAGGCTATGCTGGAATCAGCCAAGAATTAGGTATCGAATACAAAGAAGAAGCATAA
- the sufU gene encoding Fe-S cluster assembly sulfur transfer protein SufU, translating to MALSRLDNLYRQVILDHSSHPHHHGTLAESSKKIEMNNPTCGDVIELQVAIQDNVIKDIAFSGSGCSISTASASMMTDAVIGKTLVEAEQLAEDFSQLVQGNDVPEEEKLGDAAMLSGVAKFPARIKCATLAWKALEQAVENDGQGTAGQLHCEE from the coding sequence ATGGCTCTATCTAGATTAGATAATTTATACCGTCAAGTGATTTTAGATCATTCCAGCCATCCTCATCATCATGGAACGTTGGCAGAATCAAGCAAGAAAATCGAAATGAATAACCCAACTTGTGGCGATGTGATCGAATTGCAAGTGGCTATTCAAGACAATGTTATTAAAGATATTGCCTTTAGCGGAAGTGGTTGTTCGATTAGTACAGCGAGTGCCAGCATGATGACAGATGCGGTGATTGGGAAGACGTTAGTTGAAGCAGAACAATTAGCAGAAGATTTTTCTCAATTGGTGCAAGGAAATGACGTACCAGAAGAAGAAAAACTAGGTGATGCAGCGATGCTTAGCGGCGTGGCAAAATTCCCCGCTCGGATCAAATGCGCAACACTTGCTTGGAAAGCATTAGAACAAGCAGTTGAAAATGACGGACAAGGAACCGCAGGACAATTACACTGCGAAGAATAA
- a CDS encoding MetQ/NlpA family ABC transporter substrate-binding protein: MKKKLFGLAALAVVTFGLVACGGSKDKTDDSKSAGSEKESTVLKVGASASPHAEILEQVKPILKKEGVDLEIVQFDDYILPNKNLAEGDIDANYFQHIPYFNLQVKENNYDFANAGGIHIEPMGLYSKRIKDIKDLKDGATIIASNSESDWGRIITILKDADLITVKYGVDLETATFEDIDKNPKNLKFIHNINPEVLTTTYKNDEADLVAINANFAFAAGLNPLKDSVLLEKDNSPYVNIVAVRSEDKDNEKIKKLVDALHSKEVQDWILEKWDGSVKPVDK; the protein is encoded by the coding sequence ATGAAAAAGAAATTATTCGGTTTAGCAGCATTAGCAGTGGTTACTTTTGGATTAGTTGCCTGTGGTGGCTCAAAAGACAAAACAGATGATAGTAAATCAGCTGGCTCTGAAAAAGAAAGCACTGTATTAAAAGTTGGTGCATCTGCATCACCACACGCGGAAATTTTAGAACAAGTGAAACCGATTTTGAAAAAAGAAGGCGTTGATTTAGAAATCGTTCAATTTGATGATTACATTTTACCAAATAAAAACTTGGCAGAAGGCGATATCGATGCGAATTACTTCCAACATATTCCGTATTTCAATTTACAAGTGAAAGAAAACAATTATGATTTTGCTAACGCTGGTGGTATTCATATTGAGCCAATGGGGCTTTATTCAAAACGAATTAAAGATATTAAAGATTTAAAAGATGGTGCAACAATTATCGCTTCTAATTCTGAATCTGATTGGGGACGAATTATCACGATTTTAAAAGATGCTGATTTAATCACAGTCAAATACGGTGTGGATTTAGAAACAGCGACATTTGAAGACATTGATAAAAACCCTAAAAACTTAAAATTTATCCACAATATCAATCCAGAAGTTTTAACAACAACGTATAAAAATGATGAAGCAGATCTTGTAGCAATCAATGCAAACTTTGCATTTGCTGCTGGTTTGAATCCATTAAAAGACTCCGTTTTATTGGAAAAAGATAACTCTCCATATGTAAACATCGTAGCTGTTCGTTCAGAAGATAAAGATAACGAAAAAATCAAAAAATTAGTAGATGCACTACACAGTAAAGAAGTACAAGACTGGATTCTTGAAAAATGGGATGGCTCAGTCAAACCTGTAGACAAATAG
- the sufB gene encoding Fe-S cluster assembly protein SufB gives MSTVPELEEYQFGFHDDVKPIFSTGNGLTEEVVREISRKKEEPEWMLEFRLKSLEQFNKMAMQEWGPDLSDIDFEKIKYFQRASDKPARDWDDVPDKIKETFERIGIPEAERAYLAGASAQYESEVVYHNMKEEFQKLGIIFTDTDSALKEYPDIFKKYFAKLVPPTDNKLAALNSAVWSGGTFIYVPKGVRVDVPLQTYFRINAENTGQFERTLIIVDEGASVHYVEGCTAPTYTSNSLHAAIVEIFTHKDAYTRYTTIQNWSDNVYNLVTKRAKAYEGATVEWIDGNLGAKTTMKYPSVYLDGKGARGTMLSIAFAGENQIQDTGAKMIHNAPNTSSSIVSKSIAKDGGEVNYRGQVTFGKDSAGSISHIECDTIIMDDKSKSDTIPFNEIHNSQVALEHEAKVSKISEEQLYYLMSRGLTEVEATEMIVMGFVEPFTKELPMEYAVELNRLISYEMEGSVG, from the coding sequence TTGAGTACTGTACCTGAGTTAGAAGAATATCAATTTGGTTTTCATGATGATGTGAAACCAATTTTCAGTACGGGAAATGGACTAACAGAGGAAGTTGTTAGAGAAATTTCACGTAAGAAAGAAGAACCAGAATGGATGCTGGAATTTCGTTTGAAATCATTAGAACAATTCAACAAAATGGCTATGCAAGAATGGGGACCAGATTTATCTGATATTGATTTTGAAAAAATCAAATATTTCCAAAGAGCTAGCGATAAACCCGCTCGTGATTGGGACGATGTACCAGATAAAATCAAAGAAACCTTTGAAAGAATCGGGATTCCAGAAGCCGAACGTGCCTATCTAGCTGGAGCTTCAGCGCAATATGAATCAGAAGTGGTTTACCACAATATGAAAGAAGAATTCCAAAAATTAGGAATCATCTTTACAGATACTGATTCAGCGTTGAAAGAATATCCAGATATATTCAAAAAATACTTCGCAAAATTAGTTCCACCAACAGATAACAAATTAGCAGCACTAAACTCAGCGGTTTGGTCTGGTGGAACCTTTATCTATGTACCAAAAGGGGTTCGTGTGGATGTACCATTGCAAACATACTTCCGAATCAATGCGGAAAACACAGGACAATTTGAACGTACGCTGATTATTGTTGATGAAGGCGCAAGTGTTCACTACGTAGAAGGCTGTACAGCACCTACGTATACAAGCAATAGCTTACACGCAGCAATCGTTGAGATCTTTACCCACAAAGATGCTTATACACGTTATACAACCATCCAAAACTGGTCTGATAACGTTTATAACTTGGTAACAAAACGTGCCAAAGCTTACGAAGGTGCCACAGTTGAGTGGATCGATGGTAACTTAGGTGCCAAAACAACGATGAAATACCCAAGTGTTTATCTAGATGGAAAAGGCGCTCGTGGTACAATGCTTTCAATTGCATTTGCTGGGGAAAACCAAATTCAAGATACAGGTGCGAAAATGATTCATAACGCACCAAACACATCAAGTTCGATCGTTTCTAAATCAATTGCCAAAGACGGCGGTGAAGTGAATTACCGTGGTCAAGTAACGTTTGGGAAAGATAGTGCTGGTTCGATTTCACATATTGAGTGTGATACGATTATTATGGATGATAAATCGAAATCGGATACGATTCCGTTTAATGAGATTCATAACAGTCAAGTAGCGTTGGAGCATGAAGCGAAGGTTTCGAAAATTTCGGAAGAACAGCTTTATTACTTGATGAGTCGTGGCTTGACTGAGGTTGAAGCGACTGAGATGATCGTTATGGGATTTGTAGAGCCGTTTACGAAGGAATTGCCGATGGAGTATGCGGTTGAGTTGAATCGATTGATTAGTTATGAGATGGAAGGGTCAGTGGGCTAA
- the sufD gene encoding Fe-S cluster assembly protein SufD yields the protein MKEITTANYLDDVKAFSARNEEPTWMTDLRVAALEKAENLELPKIERVKFHRWPLFNVNTEEYAPERMNIPSFDAMKDNPVIVQQGSITAFEQLSAKLANQGVIFTDMFTALQEHGDLVKEYYMNKAVEMDEDKLTAFHTTFMNSGVFLYVPKNVVIEEPIEAIFIQDSASEESFFKHVLIVADEHSEFSYLERFQTIGDQKVKVSANIVVEVIAKAGAKVKYSAVDQLGENVSTYMNRRGHIMRDASIDWALGVMNDGDVVADFDSDLVGEGAHSEVKVVAISAGKQTQGIDTRVTNKASHSVGHILQHGVIRERGTLTFNGIGHILKGAKGADAQQESRVLMLSDKARGDANPILLIDENEVTAGHAASVGRVDPEEMYYLMSRGLRKDDAERLVIRGFLGSVITAIPVKDVQKEFVDVIEGKLNA from the coding sequence ATGAAGGAAATAACAACAGCGAATTATCTTGACGACGTTAAAGCTTTTTCAGCACGTAACGAAGAACCTACTTGGATGACGGACTTACGTGTAGCGGCTTTAGAAAAAGCTGAAAACTTAGAATTACCAAAGATCGAACGGGTGAAATTTCACCGTTGGCCTTTGTTTAATGTGAATACTGAAGAGTATGCACCTGAAAGAATGAACATCCCAAGCTTTGATGCAATGAAAGACAATCCAGTGATCGTGCAACAAGGGTCGATCACAGCATTTGAACAACTTTCAGCAAAATTAGCCAATCAAGGCGTAATTTTCACGGATATGTTCACTGCATTGCAAGAACATGGTGATTTAGTTAAAGAATATTATATGAACAAAGCGGTTGAAATGGATGAAGATAAATTAACAGCTTTCCATACAACCTTTATGAATAGCGGTGTATTCTTATATGTACCGAAAAATGTTGTCATCGAAGAACCGATCGAAGCAATCTTTATTCAAGATTCAGCGAGTGAAGAATCGTTCTTCAAACATGTCTTGATCGTAGCAGACGAACATAGTGAGTTTAGCTATTTAGAACGATTCCAAACAATTGGCGATCAAAAAGTCAAAGTGTCAGCGAATATCGTGGTTGAAGTGATTGCCAAAGCTGGTGCAAAAGTGAAATATTCTGCTGTAGACCAATTAGGCGAAAATGTTTCAACCTATATGAATCGTCGTGGTCATATCATGCGTGATGCTTCTATTGATTGGGCGCTTGGCGTGATGAATGATGGTGACGTGGTAGCTGATTTTGATTCTGATTTAGTAGGCGAAGGCGCTCATTCAGAAGTGAAAGTTGTGGCAATCAGTGCTGGCAAACAAACACAAGGAATTGACACTCGTGTAACCAATAAAGCCTCTCATTCTGTGGGACACATTTTACAACACGGAGTTATTCGTGAACGTGGTACTTTAACATTTAACGGAATTGGTCACATCTTAAAAGGTGCTAAAGGGGCAGATGCGCAACAAGAAAGTCGTGTCTTAATGCTTTCTGATAAAGCTCGTGGCGATGCCAACCCAATTCTATTGATCGATGAAAATGAAGTAACCGCAGGACATGCAGCCAGTGTTGGTCGTGTCGATCCAGAAGAAATGTACTATTTAATGAGCCGTGGTCTACGTAAAGATGATGCGGAACGTTTGGTTATCCGTGGCTTCTTAGGTTCAGTGATCACAGCGATTCCTGTTAAAGATGTTCAAAAAGAATTTGTAGACGTAATTGAAGGGAAGTTGAATGCATGA
- a CDS encoding cysteine desulfurase: MINADKIRQQFPILFQEVNDEPLVYLDNAATTQKPKAVLDRLTYYYEHDNANVHRGVHTLAERATKDYEEAREKVRAFINAKETAETLFTRGTTTSLNWVAKSYGDLAVEAGDEIVISYMEHHSNIIPWQQLAERKGATLKYIEITADGFLDMESAKKQITDKTKIVSIAHVSNVLGVINPVAELAELAHSHGAVLVVDGAQAVPHMPVDVQEINADFYAFSGHKMCGPTGIGVLYGKRELLDQMEPVEFGGEMIDFVNLYDSTWKELPWKFEAGTPNIAGAIALGAAIDFLTEIGLEEIHQHEAELVAYVLPKLLTIEGLTIYGPQDPAHHTGVLAFNLDGLHPHDTATALDMEGVAVRAGHHCAQPLLKYLNVPATARASFYLYNTKADADRLIEAILATKEFFQYGSI; encoded by the coding sequence ATGATAAACGCAGATAAGATTCGGCAGCAGTTTCCCATCTTGTTTCAAGAAGTAAATGACGAGCCGCTTGTTTATCTGGATAATGCAGCAACAACTCAAAAGCCTAAAGCAGTTTTAGATAGACTGACTTATTATTACGAACACGATAACGCCAATGTCCACCGTGGTGTGCATACGTTGGCAGAACGTGCCACGAAAGATTATGAAGAAGCTCGTGAAAAAGTTAGAGCCTTTATCAATGCCAAAGAAACAGCCGAAACGCTTTTTACCCGAGGCACAACGACAAGTTTAAACTGGGTTGCCAAAAGCTACGGTGATTTAGCGGTTGAAGCTGGGGATGAAATCGTGATTTCCTATATGGAACATCACTCTAATATTATTCCTTGGCAACAATTAGCAGAACGCAAAGGCGCAACCTTAAAATATATCGAGATCACAGCAGATGGCTTTTTAGATATGGAAAGCGCGAAAAAACAAATCACGGATAAAACCAAGATTGTTTCTATTGCGCATGTATCCAATGTTTTAGGTGTGATCAATCCAGTAGCAGAGCTGGCAGAGTTAGCTCATAGTCATGGTGCTGTCTTAGTTGTCGATGGTGCTCAAGCGGTACCCCATATGCCGGTAGATGTTCAAGAAATCAATGCTGATTTTTATGCATTCAGTGGGCATAAAATGTGTGGTCCAACTGGAATTGGTGTATTATATGGAAAACGTGAATTACTAGATCAAATGGAACCCGTAGAATTTGGTGGGGAAATGATCGATTTCGTGAATTTGTATGATAGTACGTGGAAAGAGCTGCCTTGGAAATTCGAGGCAGGAACACCAAATATTGCTGGAGCAATCGCTTTAGGTGCGGCAATCGATTTTCTAACGGAGATTGGCTTAGAAGAAATTCATCAACATGAAGCAGAATTAGTAGCTTATGTGTTGCCAAAACTATTGACAATCGAAGGTTTGACGATTTACGGACCGCAAGACCCAGCCCATCATACAGGTGTCTTGGCGTTTAATTTAGATGGCTTACACCCGCATGATACAGCGACGGCATTAGATATGGAAGGCGTGGCAGTTCGTGCAGGACATCATTGTGCGCAGCCATTATTGAAGTATTTAAATGTTCCAGCAACGGCTCGTGCAAGTTTCTACCTATACAATACCAAAGCAGATGCGGATCGATTGATCGAAGCAATTTTAGCGACAAAGGAGTTTTTCCAATATGGCTCTATCTAG
- a CDS encoding 4'-phosphopantetheinyl transferase family protein: protein MIRVGIVNISLELSKQNVDKLIMSMSPEKKKQIEKFHFEEDKKRCLFGEILFRVMLWKQYDLHWKDIKIGRTNYGKPEILNQESIYFNISHSSDYVCCIISDDPVGIDIEKVSLEQDLSVFRNVFTQQEEEYIFKESDGEEKHQKFYRLWTLKESYIKKIGLGLSISLKSFNIVFNENRITVEDEDKQKLPEIFYQFLIDEQYYVSVCSEKKAVFSPIKYSGLQLLREYMF, encoded by the coding sequence ATGATTAGAGTTGGAATTGTAAATATTTCTTTAGAGTTATCAAAACAAAATGTAGACAAGCTAATAATGAGCATGTCTCCTGAGAAAAAGAAGCAGATAGAGAAATTTCATTTTGAGGAAGACAAAAAAAGATGTTTATTTGGTGAAATTTTATTTAGAGTCATGTTGTGGAAACAATATGACTTGCATTGGAAAGATATTAAAATTGGAAGAACAAATTATGGTAAGCCAGAAATCTTGAATCAAGAAAGCATTTACTTTAACATATCGCACTCAAGTGATTATGTGTGCTGCATTATTAGCGATGATCCCGTAGGAATTGATATAGAAAAAGTATCTTTAGAACAAGATCTTTCCGTATTTAGGAATGTTTTTACTCAGCAAGAGGAGGAGTACATATTTAAAGAAAGTGATGGTGAAGAAAAGCATCAAAAATTTTATAGATTGTGGACTCTTAAGGAAAGCTATATAAAAAAAATTGGATTAGGCTTATCGATAAGTTTAAAATCTTTTAACATTGTCTTTAATGAAAATCGTATTACAGTGGAGGATGAAGATAAACAAAAACTACCAGAAATATTCTATCAGTTTTTAATAGATGAACAATACTATGTTTCTGTGTGCTCAGAAAAAAAAGCAGTATTCTCCCCAATAAAATATTCCGGTTTGCAATTGTTAAGAGAGTATATGTTTTAA
- a CDS encoding Rrf2 family transcriptional regulator, which produces MAYSNAYFQALEVLILMDITSKKHEGGFLSTKLIAASLGLPQASAAKILAKLKSANLITAKEGSHGGMALEKMLSEITMLDVLNAIEAGNSLFKTQNSMKIKGEVVDRINTSIKNELSKTELIMKDSLKSKTLKDLLKDYDEDIFCNENVTLEGEEKFQL; this is translated from the coding sequence ATGGCATATTCCAATGCTTATTTTCAGGCTTTAGAAGTGCTTATTTTAATGGATATTACGTCAAAAAAACATGAAGGAGGATTTCTTTCAACAAAACTTATTGCTGCAAGTTTAGGTTTGCCTCAAGCCTCAGCAGCAAAAATTTTAGCTAAATTGAAATCTGCTAATCTTATCACTGCAAAAGAAGGAAGTCATGGTGGTATGGCGTTAGAAAAAATGCTATCAGAAATAACTATGCTAGATGTACTTAATGCAATTGAAGCTGGAAATTCATTGTTTAAAACTCAAAATAGTATGAAAATTAAAGGTGAAGTAGTTGATAGAATAAATACAAGTATAAAGAATGAGTTAAGTAAAACTGAGCTAATCATGAAGGACTCCTTAAAAAGTAAGACATTAAAAGACTTACTAAAAGATTATGATGAAGACATTTTTTGTAATGAAAATGTCACCCTGGAAGGAGAAGAGAAATTTCAACTTTAG